The following coding sequences lie in one Helicoverpa zea isolate HzStark_Cry1AcR chromosome 2, ilHelZeax1.1, whole genome shotgun sequence genomic window:
- the LOC124644289 gene encoding uncharacterized protein LOC124644289 isoform X3, whose protein sequence is MSLSFTLFGLHTSCRKSRISVHLVNIVTIVESGWSEGLFVKMVCSILVVTCNFCNGKIFARDGKQKQMCSRCVECDNIILDNFNYCECCGCKMKNNTYYQIEMSITKS, encoded by the exons atgtcattgtcatttactttgtttggatTACACACATCATGCCGAAAatc CCGAATCTCCGTGCATTTGGTAAACATTGTCACAATTGTGGAAAGTGGATGGAGCGAAGGGCTCTTCGTAAAGATGGTGTgtagtattttagtag tgacatgcaatttttgtaatggcaaaatatttgcaagagatggcaaacaaaagcaaatgtGCAGTCGATGTGTGGAATGCGACAACATTATACTCG ataatttcaattattgcgAGTGCTGTggctgtaaaatgaaaaataatacttattaccagATAGAGAT gtcgataacgaagagttga
- the LOC124644289 gene encoding uncharacterized protein LOC124644289 isoform X1, whose protein sequence is MSACPRRAARRAARQAARRVARRACERSIRLADCDKNHRKKNNNHNLKVEVLVQMSFSCSNVIVIYFVWITHIMPKIPNLRAFGKHCHNCGKWMERRALRKDVTCNFCNGKIFARDGKQKQMCSRCVECDNIILDNFNYCECCGCKMKNNTYYQIEMSITKS, encoded by the exons atgtccgcctgcccgcgacgggctgcacgccgcgcagcccgccaggcagcccgccgggttgcgcggcgcgcgtgtgaacgtagcataagATTGGCCGATTGCGATAAAAACCAtagaaagaagaataataaccataacctcaaagtcgaagttttagttcaaatgtcatttagttgttcaaatgtcattgtcatttactttgtttggatTACACACATCATGCCGAAAatc CCGAATCTCCGTGCATTTGGTAAACATTGTCACAATTGTGGAAAGTGGATGGAGCGAAGGGCTCTTCGTAAAGATG tgacatgcaatttttgtaatggcaaaatatttgcaagagatggcaaacaaaagcaaatgtGCAGTCGATGTGTGGAATGCGACAACATTATACTCG ataatttcaattattgcgAGTGCTGTggctgtaaaatgaaaaataatacttattaccagATAGAGAT gtcgataacgaagagttga
- the LOC124644289 gene encoding uncharacterized protein LOC124644289 isoform X2, translated as MSACPRRAARRAARQAARRVARRACERSIRLADCDKNHRKKNNNHNLKVEVLVQMSFSCSNVIVIYFVWITHIMPKIPNLRAFGKHCHNCGKWMERRALRKDVTCNFCNGKIFARDGKQKQMCSRCVECDNIILGR; from the exons atgtccgcctgcccgcgacgggctgcacgccgcgcagcccgccaggcagcccgccgggttgcgcggcgcgcgtgtgaacgtagcataagATTGGCCGATTGCGATAAAAACCAtagaaagaagaataataaccataacctcaaagtcgaagttttagttcaaatgtcatttagttgttcaaatgtcattgtcatttactttgtttggatTACACACATCATGCCGAAAatc CCGAATCTCCGTGCATTTGGTAAACATTGTCACAATTGTGGAAAGTGGATGGAGCGAAGGGCTCTTCGTAAAGATG tgacatgcaatttttgtaatggcaaaatatttgcaagagatggcaaacaaaagcaaatgtGCAGTCGATGTGTGGAATGCGACAACATTATACTCG gtcgataa